The DNA window AGCACGCCGAGGTCGCCGGTGTTGAGCCAGCCATCCTTCGGCAGGCCCTCCTGGAGCGTGGTGCCGATGGTGTTGGCAAACGTATCGGCGGTCTCCTCCTTGCGCTCGAGGTAGCCGCCCGCGACGTTCGGGCCGTGGACCCAGATCTCGCCGACGTTGTTCTCGGCCACCTCGTCCTTCGTCTCCGGGTCGACGATGGCAAAGTGCATCCAGTTGACCGGCTGGCCGTTGGCGGCGAACTCCACGCCTGCGCCGTCGGCCACCTTCGTAGCCTTGCCCGTGGCGAGCTCATCGCGGTCGAAGGTGGCAAAGCGCGGGATCTCGGCGCTCTTGCCGGCCTGCGGGGTGGTCACGATCAGGGTGGCCTCGGCCAGGCCGTAGGAAGGCCGAAGCACCTCGCGGCGCATGCCGTGTTCGCCAAAGGCGTCAAAGAAGGCGTCCACGCCCGGCTTGGTCACCGGCTCGGAGCCAATGATGATGCACTCGAGCTGGGAGAAGTCATAGTCCGGCATGTCCGGGCCCGGCGCGGCGTAGCGTGCCGCCATGTCGAGCGCGAAGTTCGGGACCACGGTGTAGACGTGCATGTCCTCCGGGTCGCCTTCGCGGCGCGAGAGGCGCTCGACCCAGCGCTTCGGCTGCTGCACGAAGGCCTGCGGGGTGAAGATCTCCATCTCGTTGCCCAGGATGATCAAAAGTGTGCTTACCACGATGCCCATGTCGTGGTGCATCGGCAGCCAGGACACCAGGCGCATCGGCTGGTGTACGCCCACGCCCGCGTAAATCTGGATGACGTTGGAGACGATGGACTCGTTGGTCAGCTCCACGCCCGCTGGGGTGCGGGTCGAGCCGGAGGTGTACTGCAGAAACGCGGTGTTCTTAGACGTATCGGTGCCCGGGGCGACCTCGAGCGGCGCCCAGCTTTCGGCAAGCGTGTCCGGCAGTGCGTCGACTGCGATGACGCGGGGGCGCTCGGCAGACGGCACATCTGCGAAGTAGGCGCGCACGGCGGGCGCGCCCTTCTTGTTGGTCAGCACCGTGGTCGCGCCCGAGTCGTAGAGCACGGCGCGCAGGTGGTCCTCGTGGCCAGGCTCGTTCGGGTCATACAGCGGGATGGGAACCTGGCCCGCGTACATGCCAGCCATGAAACCCAGGATGTACTCTGGCGAGTTTCCAGCAAGGATAGCCACGCGATCACCGGGTTTGCCCACCTGCATCAGCCGGGTCGCGATCGCCTTGATGCGGGTGTTGACCTCGCGGCGGGTGTATTCCACCGTCTCGCCCTCGGCGGACTCGGAGTAGTCCCAGAAGCGGATGTTCACCGCGTCTGCCTGGCCCGCCTGGAGGGCGGCACCGTAGAGCATCTCCGTCATGGCGGGGATGGTGAAATTTGGGGGCAGGGCGATCTGGCCCTTCTCATCAAGGAAGCGGGCGATGATTGCTTGGAGATCCATGAAGTCGGTTCCTTCTAAACTAGTTAGTTCCTACAAAGAATCTATAGTAGTGCGTGCCCACTCCACCGTCCACTGTGGAGTGGTCGTGCCCGGAATCACATCCGGGTTTGTGGCATACATCGCATGATTCCCGTTCGCCATTACCAACTCCTGGGCCCGCTCCAAAGCATTGCCCACACGCGAGGGCGCATCGCACACCGCGTCAGCAGGCGCGCAGATCTCAAAGGTACGGTCCGCCACCTCGCCGAAGCCGCCCGGCCGCGCCCCCGTCATCGTCGCCCCCGGGGTCGCCCCGTCCACCACAAATTGCAACGGCTGCAGCGCGATCTCCGCACCCACGCCCTGCAGTGGCACGCCCGGGTTGACGCCGACGCCGTTCTCACGGCGACCGTCGGCAATCATCACCGCCCCCAGCAGGCGCTCCGGCGGCACCGCGTTCGCGCCGGTGCCGATCTCATTGGCCACATCGCCGACGATCACCGCGCCCTGGCTGAAGCCCGCGATGATGAACTTCGTGCTCGGGCACGTTGTCGCCACGTGCGCGAGCTCCCCATTGAGCTTGGCCTTGCCCTCAGCGCGCGAAGCATCGTAGGTCATCTCGCGACGCCCGCGCTCAGTCTGGATATTCCGGAACTGCGCGGTGTACGGCACGGTAAAGACGCGCACGTGGTTGATGTCGTAGGCCTGCTGCAGCGGCTGCGTAATAGAGAGCATGAAGCTCTTCGGGTTGGCCTGGGGGTTGAACGGGTCATCGTCCGCCGAAGACTCCCAGGTCCCCGGCACCGAGACGAACTCCACCGCCGGGCACCAATCCGGCTCGGCCGGTGCCTGCGCGCTCGTCTCTGCCCCGTCGTCTTGCCCCGGGATCGGGGAGAGCGGGGAGCCGGAGTTCTCAGTAGTCTGCCACTGGTAGATGCCCAGCCCGATCACCCCGAGGACGACGAGCACGGCAGCAACAATAAACGCGTTGCGCCCTTTGCGCATGGAAACCCTTTCTTAACAGAGGTTCGCGCGCGCGGTGTCCGCAATCAGCGTGCCCAGGGCAGCGGGGTCCATATCGGTGCGCCGCTGCTCCACGAGCTGGCCGGCAACCGCGTCGCGCGTGACAGTATCGTCCGCGCATACGGTACGCCCCGTCGCTGTGAGTTGATCCTCAACTCCCTCAATGTTCAGCCCGCGCTCGCTGAGCTGCTGCAAGTACGCCTCTTCCTCCGGGCTAAAGCCCGAGGACTGCTCCGGCGCGACCGTCACCTCTTGCGCAGGTTGGTCGCGCGGGGCGGTGTTCGCCGGTAGAGCGGAGCTGCGTGTGCTTTCGCTTGTCGACGCCTCCGAGCCCGCATCCTTCGCTGCCGACGTCTCCGACGTCACCGATTCCGCCGGCGTGACGTCGTCACCCTCGACGGTGGTGGAGCCGGAGCAGGCGGTGAGCGTGCACGCGAGCGTCGTCAAGCAAAGCGCAGCCTTCAGGCGTTTCATCGCTTCACCACCACGCCATTGACCTGTTCCAAGGTGCCGTGCTGGAAGTCAATGGTGAGTCCGCCTGCGCGGATGTCCTTCATGTCGCTGACGGGCCAGCCCAGCTCGCCCTGCTCGTAGCCGCGCTTGCCCCACTCGTCGAAGATGTCGCCGTAGTAGATCACGTGCGCGCCGGTGCCGGCGGACCAGTAGATGTTGCCATTCTCAAAGGGCTGGAAGAACCCACCCTTGATGGCAATCTCGCCGCCCGTCGGGTAGCCCAGCGCCGAGGTGGCGGTGCCCAGCTCCCCGTACTTCTTGCCGATCGCGCCGTGCACGATGTGGTGCGAGCCGTCCGGGTTGCGGGTGAGGTAACCGCCCTGGAACTGCTGTACGTAGCCCTTGCCTACCTTGGTGGCCTCCGCGACCGGGTACTTCAGGTCACCGGTCTCGTAGCCGTTCTTACCCCAGGCCTTGAACATGTCGCCCGGGATGGCGTAGGCACCCGTCTCCGCGGTCCAATAGATCGAGCCGTGCTCGAAGTGCACGAAGCGGCCCTTGCCGTCCGGCGCGGTGATCTCACCCGTGGTGGGGAAGCCGAGCCAGCCCTGGGCACCGCCCAGGCCCGAGTACTTGGCCAGGATCGCGCCGAAGAGCGCATGCGCGCCGGTCTCCGGCGACCAGAAGGCGGTGCCGCCACGGAAGTCCTGGGCCTTGCCCTTTGTATCCTTGCCCGCGTCGTACTCGTTATTCACGCACGTGCCGATGACGCCCGACTTCGTCACCTCCGCGATCGCGCCGACCGGGGTGCAGTCCGCGCCGCGGTCTGCCTCGGCCACCTCGAGTGAGTTAGCGATGTAGGGCCACGCCTGCGTCATCTCGAACTGCCAGTACTCCCAGGAGTGCACGCCCGAGGGACGGAACTTCACGATCGGCTTGACGTTGGTGCGGCTCGCGTAGTCCACGAAGGTCTGGGTGGACAGGCGAGAGATGACCTCCAGGCCCACACCGGCCGGGTTCGCCGCGCCCTTGGCCACAGACTCCGGCTGACCAAAGTCGTCACGGCCCGAGCCGGAGGAGACGTAGACAGTCATGCCCTTCAGGTTCTCGATGCCCAGCTTCGGGTCGTGGTCGATCCAGTCCTGCGAGCCCAGCGGGCCCCACATCGCCTCGGCGTCGTAGCCACCCGCGTCCAGCTGCGCCGCCTTGATCGCGGTCGGCATGCCGGTCGTGGTGGTGTCCAGGTAACCGGAGAACGAGCCGACGAAGTTGAACAGGTGCGGGTTGCGCTCCGCCAGGTTCACCGCGGCGGTACCGCCCATGGAGATGCCGGTCAGCGCGCGCTTACCGTTGGCGCGGAAGCGGTTGTGCAGAATCGGCACGAGCTCCTTGGTCAGGAAGGTCTCCCACTTGTAGTGCTTGCCGTTGTTCGGGCGCTGCCAATCCGAGTAGAAGGAGGACTCGCCGCCCACCGGCAGGATGACGTTGACGTTCTTGTCCGCGTAGAACTGCTCGATGTTGGTCTCGATGGTCCAGCCGTTCTCGTCGTCGCGGGCACGCAGACCGTCGAGCGCCCACACCTCCGGGAACTTCGCCTCGGGGTTGGAGTGCCAGTCGCGAGCCAGGAGGATCTGCACCTGGACCAGCTCGTCCGGCATTGCTGCGGACTTGATAAAGACGGCGACGCGGCGGTTGGTCAACCACTCGATGCGGTCCACGCTCACGCCATCGGGCAGGCCCGGGATCTCGGGGTGCTCATCCACCTCGATCGGCGTGCGCTTCGGCGGGTCCTTCGGGCGGATCGCGTCCGACAGGCCGCGGGAATCGCCGAAGGTGCTGCTGCCACTGCTGCTCAGCTGTGCTTGAGCCTGCGGTGCCACGGCGGGGAGCGTCGATGCGATCATGAGCATCGCGGTGGGCACTGCCGCCGTGCGGGCGGCACGCTGCCACATCTTGGGGGAACGGTGTTCGCGCATGAAGGTGTCCTGCCTCATCTAAAAAACGGTCATGTGAGCATCGCGTCGCACGTCCGGCCAGTCCGGGGGTTCCCCTCCCCCGGCATAAGCCAGTTCGGCGACGCTGCAATAACCCAAAGGTTAAG is part of the Corynebacterium imitans genome and encodes:
- a CDS encoding FadD32-like long-chain-fatty-acid--AMP ligase, with protein sequence MDLQAIIARFLDEKGQIALPPNFTIPAMTEMLYGAALQAGQADAVNIRFWDYSESAEGETVEYTRREVNTRIKAIATRLMQVGKPGDRVAILAGNSPEYILGFMAGMYAGQVPIPLYDPNEPGHEDHLRAVLYDSGATTVLTNKKGAPAVRAYFADVPSAERPRVIAVDALPDTLAESWAPLEVAPGTDTSKNTAFLQYTSGSTRTPAGVELTNESIVSNVIQIYAGVGVHQPMRLVSWLPMHHDMGIVVSTLLIILGNEMEIFTPQAFVQQPKRWVERLSRREGDPEDMHVYTVVPNFALDMAARYAAPGPDMPDYDFSQLECIIIGSEPVTKPGVDAFFDAFGEHGMRREVLRPSYGLAEATLIVTTPQAGKSAEIPRFATFDRDELATGKATKVADGAGVEFAANGQPVNWMHFAIVDPETKDEVAENNVGEIWVHGPNVAGGYLERKEETADTFANTIGTTLQEGLPKDGWLNTGDLGVLVDGELFITGRVKDLVVIAGRNHYPQDIEATVMEASEQVRKDSVAAFSVPGEDVERLIILVERGDTADEADDAAAVDAIRAAVSSHHGISPDAVEFFAPNEIARSSSGKIARRVNAKRYQERANESAQ
- a CDS encoding cutinase family protein, giving the protein MRKGRNAFIVAAVLVVLGVIGLGIYQWQTTENSGSPLSPIPGQDDGAETSAQAPAEPDWCPAVEFVSVPGTWESSADDDPFNPQANPKSFMLSITQPLQQAYDINHVRVFTVPYTAQFRNIQTERGRREMTYDASRAEGKAKLNGELAHVATTCPSTKFIIAGFSQGAVIVGDVANEIGTGANAVPPERLLGAVMIADGRRENGVGVNPGVPLQGVGAEIALQPLQFVVDGATPGATMTGARPGGFGEVADRTFEICAPADAVCDAPSRVGNALERAQELVMANGNHAMYATNPDVIPGTTTPQWTVEWARTTIDSL
- a CDS encoding DUF732 domain-containing protein, coding for MKRLKAALCLTTLACTLTACSGSTTVEGDDVTPAESVTSETSAAKDAGSEASTSESTRSSALPANTAPRDQPAQEVTVAPEQSSGFSPEEEAYLQQLSERGLNIEGVEDQLTATGRTVCADDTVTRDAVAGQLVEQRRTDMDPAALGTLIADTARANLC
- a CDS encoding alpha/beta hydrolase-fold protein; this translates as MREHRSPKMWQRAARTAAVPTAMLMIASTLPAVAPQAQAQLSSSGSSTFGDSRGLSDAIRPKDPPKRTPIEVDEHPEIPGLPDGVSVDRIEWLTNRRVAVFIKSAAMPDELVQVQILLARDWHSNPEAKFPEVWALDGLRARDDENGWTIETNIEQFYADKNVNVILPVGGESSFYSDWQRPNNGKHYKWETFLTKELVPILHNRFRANGKRALTGISMGGTAAVNLAERNPHLFNFVGSFSGYLDTTTTGMPTAIKAAQLDAGGYDAEAMWGPLGSQDWIDHDPKLGIENLKGMTVYVSSGSGRDDFGQPESVAKGAANPAGVGLEVISRLSTQTFVDYASRTNVKPIVKFRPSGVHSWEYWQFEMTQAWPYIANSLEVAEADRGADCTPVGAIAEVTKSGVIGTCVNNEYDAGKDTKGKAQDFRGGTAFWSPETGAHALFGAILAKYSGLGGAQGWLGFPTTGEITAPDGKGRFVHFEHGSIYWTAETGAYAIPGDMFKAWGKNGYETGDLKYPVAEATKVGKGYVQQFQGGYLTRNPDGSHHIVHGAIGKKYGELGTATSALGYPTGGEIAIKGGFFQPFENGNIYWSAGTGAHVIYYGDIFDEWGKRGYEQGELGWPVSDMKDIRAGGLTIDFQHGTLEQVNGVVVKR